The following is a genomic window from Pseudomonas sp. FP2335.
ACCGGGACGGCGAAGTGTTCTGGTGCACCGCCGACGTGGGCTGGGTCACCGGCCACAGCTACATCGTGTACGGCCCGCTGGCCAATGGCGCGACGTCGCTGATGTTCGAGGGCGTGCCGAGCTACCCGGACAGTTCGCGGTTCTGGCAGGTGATCGACAAGCACAAGGTCAATATCTTCTACACCGCGCCGACGGCCCTGCGGGCCTTGATGCGCGAGGGCCACGGCCCGCTGGAGAATACGTCCCGCGCCAGCCTGCGCTTACTCGGCAGCGTCGGCGAACCGATCAACCCCGAAGCCTGGGACTGGTACTTCAACGCTGTCGGCGAGCAGCGCTGCCCGATCGTCGACACCTGGTGGCAGACCGAGACCGGCGGCATCATGCTCAGCCCGCTGGTGAGCGCGCAGCGGATCAAGCCCGGTTGCGCCACGCAACCGATGTTTGGCGTACAACCGGTGTTGCTGGATGAGCACGGCAAGGTGTTTGCCGGCGCCGGCAGTGGCGTGCTGGCGATCAAGGCGAGTTGGCCGGGGCAGATCCGCAGCGTCTACGGCGACCCCCAGCGGATGATCGACACCTATTTCAAACCCTACCCCGGCTACTACTTCACCGGCGACGGCGCGCGACGCGACGAGGACGGCGACTACTGGATCACCGGGCGCATCGACGATGTGATCAACGTCTCCGGCCACCGCATCGGCACCGCCGAGGTGGAAAGTGCCCTGGTCCTGCATGACCTGGTGGCCGAGGCCGCCGTGGTGGGCTACCCCCATGATGTCAAAGGCCAGGGCATCTACGCCTTTGTCACGCCGATGAATGGCGTAGCGCCCGACGATGCGCTAAAAAAACACCTGCTGGACTTGGTCAGTAAGGAAATCGGCAGCTTTGCCAAGCCGGAACTGATCCAATGGGCACCCGCGTTGCCGAAGACCCGTTCCGGCAAAATCATGCGCAGGATCTTGCGCAAGATCGCCTGCAACGAACTGGACAGCCTCGGTGATACTTCCACCCTGGCCGATCCCAGCGTTGTCGACGGCCTGATCGACAAACGCCTGAACCGATAGGAAACCCAGCGTCGCCATGGAATTTATCCGCAGCCGTATCGAAACCCAATTGATGAGCCTCACAGGGCTCTCACTGGGCCAGCTGGACCTGGAAAACCCCAAGGGCGACCCAGGCCTGTTCGGACCGAGTTCGGTCAGTTGGCAAGTGCATGGCGACTTCAGCAGCATGTTGATCGGCGGCATCAGCGCCTTGATGTTGCAGGCCCTGCACCCGCTGGCCCTGGCTGGGGTGTGGGATCACTCGAACTTTCGCGAGGACATGCTCGGGCGTTTGCGGCGCACCTCGCAGTTCATCTCCGGCACGACCTTTGGCTCGCGCAAGGACGCGCAGTGGCTGATCGAAAAAGTGCGCACCATTCACCTGCAAGTGGTTGGCCATGCGCCGGACGGCCGACCTTATGCAGCCAGCGATCCGGAACTGCTCACCTGGGTGCATGTGGCCGAGGTCAGCAACTTCCTCGCCGCTCACCTGCGCTATCGCAACCCGCTGCTCTCGGGTCGGGACCAGGACCGTTACTACAGCGAGATCGCCTTGGTCGCCGAACAACTGGGCGCGCGGCATGTTCCGCGTTCGCGGCAGGAAGTTTCGGATTACCTGGCACGTATCCGCCCGCAACTGCTGTGCGACGCGCGCAGTCGTGAAGTGTTGCGCCTGCTGCTCAATGCCCCGGCACCCAGCACGATGGCCAAGCCGTTTGGAGCCTTGATGATGCAGGCCGGCATCGACCTGCTGCCAGACTGGGCCAGCGCCATGCTCGATCAACACCAGAGCCCGCTGCAACGCCAGATGATCCGGGGCGCGGTCAAACGCAGCGCGCCGTTGCTGCGCTGGGCGATGCGCAACGGTTCGGTACAACGGGCGCATCGGCGGATGGGGTTGATGTAGGCGAGGCTTTATAACTGTTAAACTCCGCGCCCACATTTACCCCCATTACTTAAGCAAGGCGCGCTCCATGTCTCCCTTGAATCAGGCGCTGCGCGCCGCCCTCGATCATCGCCAAGACCTGATCAACGAGCTGCACGCCCAGGGCACCGACTGCTATCGCTTGTTCCATGGCAGCCAGGAAGGCGCCGGCGGCCTGACCATCGACCGTTATGGCCCGCAACTGCTGGTGCAGAGCTTCCATCAGTCACTGCATACCGAGGAGTTGCTGGACCTGCACCAGTTGATCAACCAGTACATGGGCCTGGAATTGCTGCTGGTGTACAACGACCGTTCCCGTGGCAACTCGCGGGTCGACCGTGAAGACACGGTGTACCGCGCCGAGCCGGCGGCACTGGAAGATCTGGTCGGCCATGAATGGGGGCTCAATTACCGCGTACGCGGACGGCATGCCGGGCAGGACCCGCTGCTGTTCCTCGACCTGCGCAACACCCGCGGCTGGGTCAAGAACCATAGCGCCGGCAAAAGCGTGCTGAACCTGTTCGCCTACACCTGTGGCGTCGGCCTGAGCGCTGCGGCCGGCGGGGCGCGGGAGGTGTGCAACCTGGACTTCGCCGAGGGCAACCTGGCGGTCGGCCGCGAGAACGGCCTGCTGAACCCGCAGTTGCCGACCATGGAGTTCGTGCAGTCCGACTACTTCCCGGCGATTCGCCAACTGGCCGGCCTGCCAATCACCCAGCGCCGCGGCCAGAAACTGCCGAGCTATCCACGCCTGGAGCAGCGCCAGTATGACTTGGTGTTGCTCGACCCTCCGGCCTGGGCCAAGAGCGCATTCGGCACCGTCGACCTGTTGCGCGACTACCAAAGCCTGCTCAAGCCAGCACTGCTCGCCACGGCCGACAACGGTGTACTGATTTGCTGCAACAACCTGGCGAAGGTCAGCATGGATGACTGGCGCGAACAGGTACTGCGTTGCGCAGAAAAAGCCGGACGTGCGGTACGCGACTGGCAAATCATGACGCCGGGGGCGGATTTTCCTTCACAAGACCAGCAGCCCCCCCTGAAAACATTGATACTCCAGCTGTAGGACGCTTCCCAAAGCCCTCGTTCTTCGGAACCGAAAACCCGTGCCATACTCCAAGGCACTCCTGTTTGACATAGATGGCGCCGCCCCATGCACAAAGGATTGATTCGCGCCGTTGGCGCCTTGTTGACCGCCCTTGCCCTGTACAGCCTGTTGGGCTTCTTGATTTTGCCCGGAATTGCCCTGCGGATTGCCAACCAGCAACTGGCGAATTACGCCACGGTGCCGGCGCGAATCGAACGGATCGAACTCAACCCCTTCAGCCTCGAGCTGACCGTCTGGGGCCTCAAGATCGGCGACCCCGGCAAGGAGCAGGTGGGTTTCGAGCGCCTCTACGCCAACCTGCAGGTCGACAGCCTGTGGACCCGCGCGCTGCACCTGGCCGATGTGCAACTGGACAAACCGAAGACTGAGTTGCTGTTCGACAAGTCCGGCCAGTTGAACCTGGCGCAACTGTTCAAAATCCCGCCGAGCGAACCAACTCCGACCGACCCGAATGCCAAACCGTTTCCTCTGCGTATCGACGGCATCAAGCTGGCCGGCGGCTATGTGCACTTTGAGGACTTGCGCCCCAGCGAGCCCATCGAATTCCTCTACGACAAGCTCGACTTCGAGCTGAAGAACCTCAGCACCCTGCCCGAAGACAATGCCGACATGACGCTCGTCGCGGCAGGCCCGGCAGGCGGGCAAATCGATTGGAAAGGCAACTTCAGCCTGGTGCCAATCACGTCCCAGGGCACACTGAAAGTCACCGACGGCAAGATGAAGGCTTGGTGGCCCTACGTGCGCGATGCCCTGCCGCTGGTGCTTGAAGACGGCGTGCTCAACTTCAGCACCGAGTATAAATTCAGCCTGGCCAAAGAGACCGAGCTGAACCTGACCAACACCTCCGCCAGCATCGCACCGTTTGCCATCAAGGCACCGGATGGCCGCCCTCTGGTGCGCCTGGAGCGCCTGGACGTCAGCGAAACCACCGTGGACCTGGCCAAACAGCAGGTCGTTGTCGGCAAGATCCGCAGCAACAAGCTGGAAGCCTGGGCGGCGCTGGAAGCGGATGGGCAACTGGACTGGCAGAAATTGTTCGCCAGCCAGCCGAGCAAACCAACCAAGGCGCCGGAGCCGAAAAATGCCCCCGCCACCGCCGACTCGCCAAAAGCCGAGCCCGCGGCGCCAAGCAAACCTTGGCAAGTGCTGCTCAAGGATGTGCAACTGCGTAACTATCAGGTGCACCTGGCTGACCGCCAGGCCAAGCCGGCGGTCGCACTGGAAGTCGGCCCGCTGAATGTCGATGTGCAGAACTTCGATAGCCTCAACCAGAGCCCGTTCACGCTGAAACTCGACACGGGCCTGGGCAAGCAAGGCAAGGTCCAGGCGACTGGCGAGGTCAACCTCAACCCGGTCAGCGCCAAGCTGAAAGTAAATACCCAGGACATCGACCTGCGAGTCGCCCAGTCCTATATCAGCCCGTTCATCCGCCTGGAACTGCGTAGCGGCATGCTCGGCAGCAATCTTGATGTGAACCTTAAAAGCACTGATCCTCTGAAGTTCCAGGTCACCGGCCGGGCGCAGGTGGACCAGTTGCACACCCTGGACACCCTCAAGACCCGCGACTTCCTCAAATGGCAGCGCCTGGTGCTCGAAGGCGTGAACTATCAGCACGGCGATAGCCTGTCGATCGATAAGGTCAACCTGCTGCAGCCGTATGCGCGCTTCATGATCAACGACGACCGCACCACCAACGTCGACGACTTGTTGATCCCGCAACCACCGGACAAAGGCTCGAAACCTGTCAGCAAAGAAAAGCCCCTGGGCATTCGTATCGGGCAGATTGCGATCAACGACGGTTCCGCCAACTTTGCCGACTTCAGCCTGACCCCGAACTTCGCGACCGCGATTCAACAGCTCAACGGACAAATTGGCACCATCGACAGCCGCCAGGCCAAACCGGCCAGCGTCGACATCAAGGGCAA
Proteins encoded in this region:
- the acs gene encoding acetate--CoA ligase, whose protein sequence is MFDISTFPSADAVRRAAQLSQEDYQRLYRQSIEQPDTFWAEQAKGFLDWITPWHNVQQSDIHTGAAQWFAGGQLNVSYNCIDRHLAQRAEQTAFIWEGDDPTKSSKITYRQLHQNVSRLANVLKGRGVKKGDRVCIYMPMIPEAAYAMLACTRIGAVHSVVFGGFSPDALRDRILDADCRTVITADEGVRGGKPVALKQNVDKALANCPNVSTVLVVERTGATVNWSEGRDLKYQQALDAASADCPPEPMDAEDPLFILYTSGSTGKPKGVLHTTGGYLLQAAMTFKYVLDYRDGEVFWCTADVGWVTGHSYIVYGPLANGATSLMFEGVPSYPDSSRFWQVIDKHKVNIFYTAPTALRALMREGHGPLENTSRASLRLLGSVGEPINPEAWDWYFNAVGEQRCPIVDTWWQTETGGIMLSPLVSAQRIKPGCATQPMFGVQPVLLDEHGKVFAGAGSGVLAIKASWPGQIRSVYGDPQRMIDTYFKPYPGYYFTGDGARRDEDGDYWITGRIDDVINVSGHRIGTAEVESALVLHDLVAEAAVVGYPHDVKGQGIYAFVTPMNGVAPDDALKKHLLDLVSKEIGSFAKPELIQWAPALPKTRSGKIMRRILRKIACNELDSLGDTSTLADPSVVDGLIDKRLNR
- a CDS encoding oxygenase MpaB family protein, which translates into the protein MEFIRSRIETQLMSLTGLSLGQLDLENPKGDPGLFGPSSVSWQVHGDFSSMLIGGISALMLQALHPLALAGVWDHSNFREDMLGRLRRTSQFISGTTFGSRKDAQWLIEKVRTIHLQVVGHAPDGRPYAASDPELLTWVHVAEVSNFLAAHLRYRNPLLSGRDQDRYYSEIALVAEQLGARHVPRSRQEVSDYLARIRPQLLCDARSREVLRLLLNAPAPSTMAKPFGALMMQAGIDLLPDWASAMLDQHQSPLQRQMIRGAVKRSAPLLRWAMRNGSVQRAHRRMGLM
- a CDS encoding class I SAM-dependent rRNA methyltransferase, yielding MSPLNQALRAALDHRQDLINELHAQGTDCYRLFHGSQEGAGGLTIDRYGPQLLVQSFHQSLHTEELLDLHQLINQYMGLELLLVYNDRSRGNSRVDREDTVYRAEPAALEDLVGHEWGLNYRVRGRHAGQDPLLFLDLRNTRGWVKNHSAGKSVLNLFAYTCGVGLSAAAGGAREVCNLDFAEGNLAVGRENGLLNPQLPTMEFVQSDYFPAIRQLAGLPITQRRGQKLPSYPRLEQRQYDLVLLDPPAWAKSAFGTVDLLRDYQSLLKPALLATADNGVLICCNNLAKVSMDDWREQVLRCAEKAGRAVRDWQIMTPGADFPSQDQQPPLKTLILQL
- a CDS encoding DUF748 domain-containing protein produces the protein MHKGLIRAVGALLTALALYSLLGFLILPGIALRIANQQLANYATVPARIERIELNPFSLELTVWGLKIGDPGKEQVGFERLYANLQVDSLWTRALHLADVQLDKPKTELLFDKSGQLNLAQLFKIPPSEPTPTDPNAKPFPLRIDGIKLAGGYVHFEDLRPSEPIEFLYDKLDFELKNLSTLPEDNADMTLVAAGPAGGQIDWKGNFSLVPITSQGTLKVTDGKMKAWWPYVRDALPLVLEDGVLNFSTEYKFSLAKETELNLTNTSASIAPFAIKAPDGRPLVRLERLDVSETTVDLAKQQVVVGKIRSNKLEAWAALEADGQLDWQKLFASQPSKPTKAPEPKNAPATADSPKAEPAAPSKPWQVLLKDVQLRNYQVHLADRQAKPAVALEVGPLNVDVQNFDSLNQSPFTLKLDTGLGKQGKVQATGEVNLNPVSAKLKVNTQDIDLRVAQSYISPFIRLELRSGMLGSNLDVNLKSTDPLKFQVTGRAQVDQLHTLDTLKTRDFLKWQRLVLEGVNYQHGDSLSIDKVNLLQPYARFMINDDRTTNVDDLLIPQPPDKGSKPVSKEKPLGIRIGQIAINDGSANFADFSLTPNFATAIQQLNGQIGTIDSRQAKPASVDIKGKVDRYAPVTIKGSVNPFDPMAALDIATSFKRVELTTLTPYSGKFAGFRIRKGRLNLDLHYVITKGQLKAENKVVVEQLQLGEKVDSADAVDLPIRLAIALLKDSDGKISIELPVTGDLNNPQFSVMPIVWQTLRNLVVRAATAPFKFIGGLVTGGGSEDLGNVSFAAGSSELDKDAEGALNTLAKALKERPSLRLEIEGTAAASSDGPFLAAQRLEREYQYNYYKILQRRGEKVPAQASLLVVPEKEKAPLLEGIYRTRLKQQPPAEWKDLSNDERSAKLRDGVIKFWSGSDVLLRQLGQDRASTIKDYLVDKGQLEDDRVYFIDANLGQAEKDGRVVTPMHLDAE